A portion of the Luteolibacter yonseiensis genome contains these proteins:
- a CDS encoding DUF1549 domain-containing protein: MKRVTSLAVLVLAASLGGLCAQNLKPKEDPAYLKKAALQVDQFIAAFYRSKKLPVPEVTDDATFLRRAFLVSVGRIPTAEEAVAFLEIEDPTKREALIDYLLKSKGYSSHMSNWAFDLLRITDGRPGTTAHNEPYRNWVRTAMSNDMPWSEFTTSLISASGDGWDPKTAAVGYYTRDRGMPLDNLANTMRVFLGARMECAQCHDDPFGTTERHDFYELAAFTHGQDEINRAQMKPLWDELADDQEKRRQEYEAARILWDRVYGMSLSGGGSGQIKLPEDYQYKDGTPGEMVGARTPFGKGVRMSEKKEGDDGRLQLAQWIVGKTENQFPNVIANRMWKRVMGKGIYEPVDDYIPADKTVHPALVTFLGKLMMDLDYDLRAFQHVLLLTRTFQFGTNPNASVVEGGDDFHGRKIERLSSEQIWDSLITLSSGNPDKQAGRTLDDRIYFGNKPVLVGKKNMGQLSKEVLALKSETEVRAYFDKLLHEIKTASPGSDNSSAMSMSMGMAPIRNFDKDAKVRASELPSPAPREHFLYLFGASDREVVDGSSREPNVGQVLSLMNGFVQRELVNKPTAHLYKTLEGAKSDEEKIRRLYIAILNRPPTAEEMTWMQEEVKKQGEPGYRNIVSALVMSSEFLFLQ, encoded by the coding sequence ATGAAACGCGTAACCTCCTTAGCCGTATTGGTCTTGGCCGCATCCCTCGGCGGCCTGTGTGCCCAGAATCTCAAGCCGAAGGAAGATCCCGCCTACTTGAAAAAAGCCGCGCTGCAGGTGGACCAGTTCATCGCCGCTTTCTACCGGAGCAAGAAACTCCCGGTGCCCGAGGTCACGGATGACGCCACTTTCCTCCGCCGCGCCTTCCTGGTTTCCGTGGGCCGCATCCCAACCGCCGAGGAAGCGGTCGCCTTCCTCGAAATCGAGGACCCCACCAAACGCGAGGCGCTCATCGACTATCTCCTGAAGTCGAAGGGCTATTCCAGCCACATGTCGAACTGGGCGTTCGACCTCCTCCGCATCACCGACGGCCGTCCCGGCACGACGGCGCACAACGAGCCCTACCGGAACTGGGTGCGCACGGCCATGTCCAACGACATGCCGTGGAGCGAGTTCACCACCAGCCTCATTTCCGCCAGTGGCGATGGCTGGGACCCGAAGACCGCCGCCGTCGGCTACTATACCCGCGACCGCGGCATGCCGCTGGACAACCTCGCGAACACGATGCGCGTGTTCCTCGGCGCGCGCATGGAGTGCGCCCAGTGCCATGACGATCCCTTCGGCACCACCGAGCGCCACGATTTCTACGAACTCGCCGCCTTCACCCATGGACAGGACGAGATCAACCGGGCGCAGATGAAGCCGCTCTGGGATGAACTGGCCGACGACCAGGAGAAGCGCCGCCAGGAATACGAGGCCGCGCGGATCCTGTGGGACCGTGTTTACGGCATGTCACTTTCGGGTGGCGGCAGCGGCCAGATCAAGCTCCCCGAGGACTACCAATACAAGGATGGAACCCCGGGCGAGATGGTCGGGGCCCGGACCCCCTTCGGCAAGGGCGTCCGGATGTCGGAGAAAAAGGAAGGGGACGACGGTCGCCTGCAGCTCGCGCAATGGATCGTCGGCAAGACCGAAAACCAGTTCCCCAACGTCATCGCCAACCGCATGTGGAAGCGCGTCATGGGCAAGGGCATCTACGAACCCGTCGATGACTATATCCCTGCCGACAAAACCGTGCACCCGGCGCTGGTCACCTTCCTCGGCAAGCTGATGATGGATCTCGATTACGACCTCCGCGCCTTCCAGCACGTCCTCCTCCTCACCCGCACCTTCCAGTTCGGCACCAATCCGAACGCGTCCGTTGTCGAAGGAGGCGACGATTTCCACGGCCGCAAGATCGAGCGGCTTTCCTCCGAGCAGATCTGGGATTCGCTGATCACCCTTTCGTCGGGAAATCCGGACAAGCAGGCCGGCCGCACGCTGGACGACCGCATCTACTTCGGCAACAAGCCGGTGCTCGTCGGTAAGAAAAACATGGGCCAGCTTTCGAAGGAGGTGCTCGCGCTCAAGTCGGAGACGGAGGTCCGCGCCTATTTCGACAAGCTCCTGCACGAGATCAAGACCGCCTCGCCCGGTTCGGACAACTCCTCCGCCATGTCCATGAGCATGGGGATGGCACCCATCCGCAACTTCGACAAGGATGCGAAGGTCCGCGCCTCCGAGCTTCCCTCTCCCGCGCCGCGCGAACATTTCCTCTACCTGTTCGGAGCCTCGGACCGCGAGGTGGTGGACGGCTCCAGCCGCGAGCCGAACGTCGGCCAGGTCCTCTCGCTCATGAACGGCTTCGTCCAGCGCGAACTGGTGAACAAGCCCACCGCCCACCTTTACAAGACCTTGGAAGGTGCGAAGAGCGACGAGGAGAAGATCCGCCGCCTTTACATCGCCATCCTCAACCGTCCTCCGACAGCGGAGGAAATGACATGGATGCAGGAGGAGGTGAAAAAGCAGGGCGAACCCGGTTACCGCAACATCGTATCCGCCCTCGTGATGTCCTCCGAGTTCCTTTTCCTCCAGTAA